The proteins below are encoded in one region of Paraburkholderia phenazinium:
- a CDS encoding DUF1365 domain-containing protein — MNSSAPYEHRESAARLLVGRVMHERLRPRHHRFTYPVFYVRCNLARLATLDSWWFGINRWGPLSLFARDHGPCDGTDLDTWMRAQLAEAGVPADGEIWLQAFPRVFGYAFNPVSFWFCHDCDGALRALLAEVRNTFGARHSYLLTADGGGPIDASTKLTCCKVLHVSPFCRVEGSYRFQVRESHHASSVVIDYHDADGLLIRTLLAGRLQPLTRSAALRALAHQPLLTLGVVARIHWQALRLLLKKVPFYGKHPAPGRTASVATHVLAAGLETGAPHHSSSIEETQP, encoded by the coding sequence ATGAACAGCAGCGCGCCATACGAGCATCGCGAAAGCGCCGCTCGGCTTCTGGTCGGCCGCGTGATGCACGAGCGGTTGCGACCGCGTCATCATCGTTTCACGTACCCGGTGTTCTACGTGCGCTGCAATCTCGCGCGCCTCGCCACGCTCGATAGCTGGTGGTTCGGCATCAACCGCTGGGGTCCGCTCAGCCTGTTCGCGCGCGACCACGGTCCTTGCGACGGCACTGATCTCGACACATGGATGCGCGCGCAACTAGCCGAGGCCGGTGTGCCGGCCGACGGCGAGATCTGGCTGCAGGCTTTTCCGCGCGTGTTCGGCTATGCGTTCAATCCGGTCAGTTTCTGGTTTTGCCACGACTGTGACGGGGCACTGCGCGCGCTGCTCGCAGAAGTGCGCAACACGTTCGGTGCGCGCCACAGCTATCTGCTGACTGCGGACGGCGGTGGCCCGATCGATGCATCCACTAAGCTGACTTGCTGCAAAGTGCTGCACGTCTCGCCGTTTTGCCGGGTCGAGGGCAGCTATCGCTTCCAGGTCCGCGAGTCGCATCACGCGTCATCCGTGGTCATTGATTATCACGATGCCGACGGCCTGCTGATCCGTACTTTGCTCGCCGGCCGTTTGCAGCCGTTGACGCGCAGCGCAGCGCTGCGCGCGCTCGCGCACCAGCCGTTACTCACGCTCGGCGTGGTCGCGCGCATTCACTGGCAGGCGCTGCGGCTCTTACTCAAGAAGGTGCCGTTTTACGGCAAACATCCTGCGCCGGGCCGCACCGCCAGCGTTGCCACTCACGTTCTTGCAGCCGGTCTCGAAACCGGAGCCCCACACCATTCTTCGTCGATTGAGGAGACTCAGCCATGA
- a CDS encoding ferritin-like domain-containing protein, translated as MSEKSESSQSNSAQLIDTFERRVQRRTQRRQFFRNAGGLSLGLVGGTLISACGGGSGVSSMAQSTAPTDEEILNFALNLEYLEAQFYTYATTGSGLPASMLSGVGTQGTVIAGAQVPFQDPVVQAYANEIANDEREHVAFLRTALGSSAVAMPSIDVSGTNPNGAFSVAARAAGLVAAGVAFDPYASDNNFLLGAFIFEDVGVTAYKGAAPLLASKTFLSAAAGILAAEAYHAGLVRTTLYAKGLDTASLITAANAISAARDSLDQVGNDDQGITGATAGTSNIVPLDSNGLAFGRTYSDVLNIVYLTSTAAVKGGFFPNGVNGSLNMSG; from the coding sequence ATGTCCGAAAAGTCAGAAAGCAGCCAGAGTAATTCAGCACAACTAATCGATACATTCGAGCGCCGGGTGCAGCGACGCACACAACGCAGACAATTTTTCCGCAATGCAGGCGGCCTGAGTCTCGGTCTCGTTGGCGGCACGCTGATCAGCGCTTGCGGCGGTGGCTCCGGCGTCTCGTCGATGGCTCAGTCCACCGCGCCGACCGACGAAGAGATTCTCAACTTCGCGCTCAATCTCGAGTACCTCGAAGCACAGTTCTATACCTATGCGACAACGGGTAGCGGACTTCCGGCCAGCATGCTCAGCGGCGTCGGCACGCAAGGCACCGTCATCGCGGGTGCGCAAGTGCCGTTCCAGGATCCTGTCGTGCAGGCCTACGCAAACGAGATCGCCAACGACGAACGCGAACACGTGGCGTTCCTGCGCACCGCGCTGGGTTCGTCGGCGGTGGCCATGCCGTCCATCGACGTGAGCGGCACCAACCCTAACGGTGCGTTCTCGGTAGCAGCGCGCGCGGCAGGTCTCGTCGCGGCGGGCGTCGCGTTCGACCCCTATGCGAGCGACAACAACTTTCTGCTCGGCGCGTTCATCTTCGAGGACGTCGGCGTGACGGCCTATAAAGGCGCGGCACCTTTGCTCGCGAGCAAGACCTTCCTGAGCGCCGCGGCCGGCATCCTCGCAGCGGAGGCTTATCACGCGGGCCTCGTGCGCACGACGCTGTACGCGAAAGGGCTCGATACGGCGAGCCTGATCACCGCAGCCAATGCCATCTCCGCAGCGCGCGATAGTCTCGATCAGGTGGGCAACGATGACCAAGGCATCACCGGCGCTACCGCAGGTACATCCAACATCGTTCCGCTCGACAGCAATGGCCTCGCGTTCGGACGCACCTATTCAGATGTGCTTAACATCGTGTACCTGACCAGTACGGCGGCAGTGAAAGGCGGATTCTTCCCGAACGGCGTGAATGGCTCGCTCAACATGAGCGGCTGA
- the minE gene encoding cell division topological specificity factor MinE: MSILSFLLGEKKKSASIAKERLQLIIAHERAGGHAPADYLPALQRELVAVISKYVKISDEDIRVSLERQDDLEVLEVKIEIPQA, from the coding sequence ATGTCGATTCTTTCGTTTTTGCTGGGCGAGAAGAAGAAGTCCGCGTCAATAGCGAAGGAACGCCTGCAGTTGATCATCGCGCATGAGCGCGCCGGCGGCCATGCGCCTGCCGATTATCTGCCAGCGTTGCAACGCGAACTCGTCGCCGTGATTTCCAAGTACGTGAAGATTTCCGATGAGGATATTCGCGTCAGCCTCGAGCGCCAGGACGACCTCGAAGTACTCGAGGTCAAGATCGAAATTCCGCAGGCCTGA
- a CDS encoding chalcone isomerase family protein, with product MRSLVALVLLLWAASASADWRSDVQSARLVGEGDFRVFGFSLYRAQLWSERVPVDYDERFALHIVYTRSIKGKRLADTGIDEIKRQAEAPIAPETLDRWREDMLRAFVDVEPGDELSAVFLPGKGVRFYAGERETGEFDDPAFARAFFGIWLDPSTRAPSLRKHLLGDLQ from the coding sequence ATGCGCTCGCTCGTCGCGTTAGTGCTGCTGTTGTGGGCCGCTTCGGCGAGCGCCGACTGGCGCAGCGACGTGCAGTCTGCGCGGCTTGTCGGCGAGGGCGATTTCCGCGTATTTGGCTTCAGTCTGTATCGCGCGCAATTGTGGAGCGAACGCGTGCCGGTGGACTATGACGAGCGCTTTGCGCTGCATATCGTCTATACGCGCAGTATCAAGGGCAAGCGGCTTGCCGACACGGGTATCGACGAAATCAAACGTCAGGCGGAGGCGCCGATTGCACCGGAGACGCTCGATCGATGGCGCGAAGATATGCTGCGCGCGTTCGTTGACGTGGAGCCTGGCGATGAGCTGAGCGCAGTGTTTCTGCCGGGCAAGGGCGTGCGTTTCTATGCAGGGGAGCGCGAGACCGGCGAGTTCGATGATCCCGCGTTTGCGCGCGCGTTCTTTGGCATCTGGCTCGATCCGTCCACACGTGCGCCTTCGCTGCGCAAGCATTTGCTTGGCGACTTGCAATAA
- a CDS encoding SAM-dependent methyltransferase, producing the protein MTLSRTLSGSESAPASGRLFLSLLERIRVGHLVLITPDGQPRVFGDPHASPGARLELRDWRACGAILRKGDIGFADAWRAFWVDTPDLSALLRLAIRNERALQRTVYGGWLAQVWYGLRHRLRRNTRSGSRRNIHAHYDIGNAFYERWLDPSFTYSSAVFDGRFDTSLEDAQHAKYQRIIDTLGLRAGMRILEIGCGWGGFAMHAARQGIHVHGVTISEAQLAFAEQRVQEEGLSDHVTLELRDYRMLTAQYDGIVSIEMFEAVGERFWPTYFRILRERLLPGARALVQTITIDDSHFAAYRATSDFIREYIFPGGMLPSPERFIAVAKHSGLAANVSLAFGRDYAETLRRWRSAFEYQLEAIRAQGFDETFVRTWRLYLAYCEAGFDEGRTDVMQFVVASDR; encoded by the coding sequence ATGACGCTTTCAAGGACCCTGAGCGGAAGCGAATCCGCCCCTGCGTCGGGCCGGTTGTTTTTGTCGTTGCTCGAGCGGATTCGTGTCGGGCACCTGGTACTCATCACGCCCGATGGTCAACCGCGTGTGTTCGGCGATCCGCATGCGTCGCCCGGTGCGCGGCTCGAACTGCGCGACTGGCGGGCGTGCGGTGCGATCCTGCGCAAAGGCGACATCGGTTTTGCCGATGCATGGCGCGCATTCTGGGTCGATACACCGGATTTGTCCGCACTCCTGCGCCTCGCGATCCGCAATGAACGCGCCTTGCAGCGCACCGTCTATGGCGGCTGGCTCGCGCAGGTCTGGTACGGTCTGCGGCATCGCCTGCGCCGCAATACGCGCTCAGGCAGCCGTCGTAACATCCACGCACACTACGACATTGGCAACGCCTTCTACGAGCGCTGGCTGGATCCGAGTTTCACGTACTCGAGCGCCGTATTCGACGGACGCTTCGACACGTCGCTCGAAGATGCGCAGCACGCCAAATATCAACGCATCATCGATACGCTTGGCTTGCGGGCCGGCATGCGCATCCTCGAAATCGGCTGCGGCTGGGGCGGCTTTGCGATGCATGCGGCGCGTCAGGGTATTCATGTGCATGGCGTGACGATCTCCGAGGCGCAACTCGCATTCGCCGAACAGCGCGTGCAAGAAGAGGGTCTGAGCGATCATGTCACTCTGGAGTTACGCGACTATCGCATGCTGACCGCCCAGTACGACGGCATCGTCTCGATCGAGATGTTCGAAGCAGTAGGCGAGCGCTTCTGGCCGACGTACTTCCGCATCCTGCGCGAACGCCTTCTGCCCGGCGCGCGAGCGTTGGTGCAGACCATCACAATCGACGATTCGCACTTCGCCGCGTATCGTGCCACCAGCGACTTCATCCGCGAATACATTTTCCCGGGTGGCATGCTGCCGAGTCCGGAGCGTTTTATCGCGGTAGCGAAGCACTCGGGGCTCGCGGCTAATGTGTCGTTGGCTTTCGGCCGCGACTATGCCGAGACGTTGCGGCGCTGGCGCAGTGCCTTCGAGTATCAGCTCGAGGCGATCCGCGCGCAGGGCTTCGACGAGACCTTCGTGCGGACATGGCGTCTATATCTCGCGTATTGCGAGGCAGGCTTCGATGAAGGCCGTACGGACGTGATGCAGTTCGTGGTTGCGTCGGATCGTTGA
- a CDS encoding GNAT family N-acetyltransferase, whose product MSPSLTVRRIAAEQGAVFRELRTASLREAPYAFGETLEDALSVDAASFDATAASHAVSTVATSFILYTEGHPAGLIEAHFEDSAARRAFVGELWVAPAVRHLRGGELLVNTASEWLAAEGAEEIYAWVADANRTAMRFYERLGFGPTGEHARTARWPDQSESLLVRHVQRASQASSQ is encoded by the coding sequence ATGAGTCCGTCATTGACCGTTCGCCGCATCGCCGCTGAGCAGGGCGCAGTATTCCGCGAACTCCGTACTGCGTCGCTGCGGGAGGCGCCCTATGCCTTCGGCGAGACGCTCGAGGATGCCCTGTCGGTCGACGCCGCAAGCTTCGATGCTACCGCTGCCAGCCACGCGGTCTCGACGGTGGCTACGTCGTTCATTCTCTATACCGAGGGCCATCCCGCCGGGCTGATCGAAGCGCATTTCGAAGACAGCGCCGCGCGCCGTGCCTTTGTAGGCGAGCTGTGGGTGGCGCCTGCGGTGCGTCATCTGCGCGGCGGCGAGCTGCTCGTCAATACCGCCAGCGAGTGGCTGGCCGCTGAAGGCGCCGAGGAAATCTACGCATGGGTGGCCGACGCCAATCGCACGGCGATGCGCTTTTACGAGCGCCTCGGCTTCGGCCCGACCGGCGAGCATGCCCGCACGGCACGCTGGCCCGACCAGTCGGAAAGCCTGCTGGTGCGCCACGTACAGCGCGCCTCGCAAGCCTCCTCCCAGTGA
- the map gene encoding type I methionyl aminopeptidase, producing MAITYKTPEDIAALRIAGRLAADVLAMIGEHVQAGISTDELDALCNDYIVNTQKAVPANVGYLGFPKTVCTSVNQVVCHGIPNRTEVLKDGDIINIDVAVIKDGYFGDTSRMYCVGKPSTVARQLIDTTYEAMVAGMRQVKPGATLGDVGHAIQKTAQRDGFSIVRDYCGHGIGKVYHEDPQVLHYGQPGQGIRLRPGMVFTIEPMINAGRAGTTVLRDGWTVVTKDRSLSAQWEHMVAVTEDGFELLTPWPDGTGSYQAP from the coding sequence ATGGCCATTACCTACAAGACTCCTGAGGACATCGCCGCGCTGCGAATCGCGGGACGCCTCGCGGCCGACGTCCTCGCGATGATCGGCGAACACGTGCAGGCCGGTATCTCGACGGACGAACTTGACGCGCTGTGTAACGACTACATCGTCAATACCCAGAAAGCGGTTCCGGCGAATGTCGGCTACCTGGGATTTCCAAAGACGGTCTGCACCTCCGTGAACCAGGTGGTTTGCCACGGCATCCCTAACCGGACCGAAGTCCTCAAGGACGGCGATATCATCAATATCGACGTGGCCGTGATCAAGGACGGCTACTTCGGCGACACCAGCCGCATGTATTGCGTCGGCAAGCCGAGCACGGTGGCGCGGCAACTGATCGACACCACCTATGAGGCGATGGTCGCCGGCATGCGTCAGGTAAAGCCGGGCGCGACGCTCGGCGATGTGGGCCATGCGATCCAGAAGACCGCACAGCGCGACGGTTTTTCGATCGTGCGCGACTACTGCGGGCATGGCATCGGCAAGGTGTATCACGAAGATCCACAGGTGCTGCACTACGGCCAGCCGGGGCAGGGCATCCGTCTGAGGCCGGGCATGGTGTTCACGATCGAGCCGATGATCAACGCGGGACGCGCCGGCACCACGGTCCTGCGCGACGGCTGGACAGTGGTTACCAAAGACCGTTCGTTGTCTGCGCAATGGGAGCACATGGTCGCCGTCACGGAAGACGGTTTCGAGCTGTTGACGCCCTGGCCGGACGGCACGGGCAGCTATCAGGCGCCGTGA
- a CDS encoding Nramp family divalent metal transporter, with translation MNEAMSPAVVPQTLTEQTCFRISEALAGRRRGPRVMLSFVGPAVVASIAYMDPGNFATNIQAGAGYGYSLLWVVAVANIVAMLFQAMSAKLGLVTGRNLAELCRESLPRRYVYGMWGLSEIAAMATDLAEFVGGAIGVSLLLHLPMMASMLVTGAVTFGLLQFERKGFRPLELVIAALVGVIGLSYLAELLIAPVHWPSVFLHTFKPSIPDSNALTISVGIIGATVMPHVLFLHSGLTQNRVTPRNELERSRLLKFSHIEVVLALGVAGLINMAMVIMASSAFHQGHSDIASIETAWHTLTPLLGGAAAALFLAALIASGISSSVVGTMAGQMIMQGFVGFRIRVGVRRLVTMVPAFAVVAWGVDATRALVLSQVVLSVALPVPMIALLWFTSRRDLMGVYRNSRLTNVAAVVGTVAVLALNGVLLAQAAGISL, from the coding sequence ATGAACGAAGCCATGAGTCCAGCGGTCGTGCCGCAGACGCTGACCGAGCAGACTTGTTTCCGCATTAGCGAAGCACTCGCCGGACGCCGCCGCGGCCCGCGTGTGATGTTGTCGTTTGTCGGGCCGGCCGTGGTTGCATCCATTGCCTATATGGACCCGGGCAACTTCGCGACCAACATTCAGGCAGGCGCGGGCTACGGTTATTCGCTGCTTTGGGTGGTGGCCGTGGCGAATATCGTCGCCATGCTGTTCCAGGCGATGTCCGCCAAACTTGGCCTCGTCACCGGTCGCAATCTCGCCGAGTTGTGCCGCGAGTCGCTGCCGCGCCGTTATGTGTACGGTATGTGGGGTTTGAGCGAGATCGCCGCGATGGCGACCGATCTTGCGGAATTCGTCGGCGGCGCTATCGGGGTTTCACTGCTGCTGCATCTGCCGATGATGGCCAGCATGCTGGTCACCGGCGCCGTCACCTTTGGGCTGCTGCAGTTCGAACGCAAGGGCTTTCGCCCGCTTGAACTGGTCATCGCCGCACTGGTCGGCGTCATCGGCCTGTCATATCTGGCCGAATTGCTGATCGCACCGGTGCACTGGCCGTCAGTATTCCTGCATACCTTCAAGCCGAGCATCCCCGATAGCAACGCGCTGACCATTTCAGTCGGCATTATCGGCGCGACCGTGATGCCGCACGTTCTGTTTTTGCACTCGGGCCTCACGCAGAATCGTGTGACGCCGCGCAACGAGCTCGAACGCTCCAGGCTGCTGAAGTTTTCGCATATCGAGGTCGTACTTGCTCTCGGCGTTGCGGGTCTGATCAACATGGCGATGGTCATTATGGCGTCAAGTGCGTTTCATCAGGGTCACTCGGACATCGCCAGCATCGAGACAGCGTGGCATACACTGACGCCCCTGCTAGGTGGAGCGGCGGCGGCCCTTTTCCTTGCTGCTTTGATCGCCTCCGGAATTTCGAGCTCGGTAGTCGGCACGATGGCCGGCCAGATGATCATGCAGGGGTTCGTCGGCTTTCGTATTCGGGTTGGCGTGCGTCGACTCGTCACCATGGTGCCGGCCTTTGCGGTGGTGGCCTGGGGTGTCGACGCGACCAGGGCGCTGGTGTTGAGCCAGGTGGTGTTGAGCGTTGCGCTGCCGGTGCCGATGATCGCACTGCTGTGGTTCACTTCGCGTCGCGATCTGATGGGCGTCTACAGGAACAGCCGGCTGACGAATGTTGCCGCCGTGGTCGGTACGGTTGCCGTGCTGGCTTTGAACGGTGTGCTACTGGCTCAGGCAGCGGGAATTTCGCTCTAG
- a CDS encoding alpha/beta hydrolase encodes MPRRLLTLTAALAFTVLGGCSGTAMLNAAVPRQTFRASTAIPYGSDARQKLDVYEPFEATAAASPHGRPVVVFFYGGSWQNGKRGDYLFVGEALASRGFVAVLPDYRTWPEVRFPGFVEDAAAAVRWARDHAAEFGGDPSRIFLMGHSAGAHIAVLLATDGHYLAAQQMSKRDLSGVIGLAGPYDFLPLTDPVLKNVFPAPLRAASQPINFASGDEPPMFLAAGKRDTTVDPGNTDRLAAKLRAAGDTVEVKHYPVVGHALLVAALAAPLRFFAPVLADSSRFIDAESGQAAQRGNDSTQATVYGGNVYPLNSLHPVHADTVRAASSARAPAVASGSSSSGHAE; translated from the coding sequence ATGCCTCGACGCCTGCTTACCTTGACCGCCGCGCTCGCGTTCACCGTGCTCGGCGGCTGCAGCGGAACCGCCATGCTCAATGCCGCAGTACCCCGCCAGACGTTCCGCGCCAGCACGGCCATCCCGTACGGCAGCGACGCGCGCCAGAAACTCGATGTCTACGAACCGTTCGAAGCGACAGCGGCGGCGTCCCCGCACGGCCGGCCTGTGGTGGTGTTCTTCTATGGCGGCAGCTGGCAGAACGGCAAGCGCGGCGACTATCTGTTCGTCGGCGAGGCGCTCGCTTCGCGCGGCTTCGTCGCCGTCCTGCCTGACTATCGAACCTGGCCGGAGGTCCGGTTCCCAGGTTTTGTAGAGGACGCAGCCGCGGCAGTACGCTGGGCGCGCGACCACGCCGCTGAGTTCGGCGGCGATCCGTCGCGCATCTTCCTGATGGGACACTCCGCGGGAGCGCACATTGCCGTACTGTTGGCAACGGACGGCCACTATCTGGCCGCGCAGCAGATGAGCAAGCGCGACCTGAGCGGTGTAATCGGCCTCGCGGGACCCTATGATTTCTTGCCGCTCACCGATCCGGTACTGAAGAACGTCTTTCCGGCACCGCTGCGGGCCGCCAGCCAACCCATCAACTTCGCGAGCGGCGACGAGCCGCCGATGTTCCTCGCCGCCGGCAAGCGCGACACCACCGTCGACCCCGGCAACACAGACCGTCTTGCTGCGAAGTTACGAGCGGCCGGCGATACCGTCGAGGTGAAGCACTACCCTGTAGTTGGACACGCGCTGCTGGTTGCTGCGCTTGCCGCGCCGTTGCGGTTTTTCGCGCCTGTGCTGGCCGATTCCAGCCGGTTCATCGATGCCGAAAGCGGGCAGGCGGCGCAACGCGGCAACGATTCGACGCAAGCCACGGTATATGGAGGCAATGTGTATCCACTGAATTCACTGCATCCTGTTCATGCGGACACCGTGCGAGCCGCTTCCTCTGCGCGTGCGCCAGCGGTGGCCTCGGGCAGTTCGTCGTCGGGTCATGCGGAGTAA
- the minC gene encoding septum site-determining protein MinC, which produces MSPKKSPFFELRSGTVDTLLFVVKTTDLDAMRAELTRRFEATPEFFANDVVAIDVRRLADDERVPLAEISQLLDSVRMRPVGVVANPQQGWAAESALPLLEARDRRGAAGARPGAEEGAQGAESGAAPEGGERGNSGNSGESTAPVQGELPIDAPAASVEVVAAGRAAGTQATAPADPAKLVTSSTTTVVDKPLRSGQRIYAKGDLVVLGLVSYGAEVIAEGNIHIYAPLRGRALAGVQGNHDARIFCTCLEPELISIAGIYRTTENPLPADVLGKPVQIWLDEEKLMIEPLRLT; this is translated from the coding sequence ATGTCGCCCAAGAAATCGCCATTTTTCGAACTCCGCAGTGGCACTGTCGACACGCTCCTGTTCGTGGTCAAGACGACCGACCTCGACGCCATGCGTGCCGAACTGACCCGGCGCTTCGAAGCGACCCCCGAATTCTTCGCTAACGACGTCGTCGCGATCGACGTGCGCCGCCTTGCCGACGACGAGCGCGTGCCGCTCGCCGAGATCTCGCAACTGCTCGACAGCGTGCGGATGCGCCCGGTGGGCGTGGTAGCGAATCCGCAGCAGGGCTGGGCTGCCGAGTCCGCGTTGCCGCTGCTCGAAGCGCGCGACCGGCGCGGAGCAGCGGGCGCCAGGCCGGGAGCCGAAGAGGGCGCGCAGGGTGCTGAGAGCGGCGCAGCGCCGGAGGGTGGCGAGCGCGGCAACAGTGGCAACAGTGGCGAGAGCACCGCTCCGGTGCAGGGGGAATTGCCGATCGACGCGCCGGCAGCCTCCGTCGAAGTTGTGGCGGCCGGCCGTGCCGCGGGCACCCAGGCGACAGCGCCAGCCGACCCCGCGAAGCTGGTCACCTCGTCGACAACCACGGTGGTCGACAAGCCGCTGCGCTCCGGCCAGCGCATCTACGCGAAGGGCGATCTGGTGGTGCTGGGCCTCGTGAGCTACGGGGCGGAAGTGATCGCCGAAGGCAATATCCATATTTACGCGCCGTTGCGCGGCCGGGCCTTGGCCGGCGTGCAGGGCAACCACGACGCGCGCATTTTCTGTACGTGTCTGGAGCCGGAACTGATCTCGATCGCCGGTATCTACCGTACGACCGAGAACCCGCTGCCGGCCGATGTGCTCGGCAAGCCGGTGCAGATCTGGCTCGATGAAGAAAAGCTGATGATTGAACCGCTGCGTCTCACCTGA
- a CDS encoding NAD(P)/FAD-dependent oxidoreductase: MSHPVSNPQPHGQRIAVVGAGISGLASAYLLSKHNQVTLFEAGSYPGGHTNTVDVKLEGHVHPVDTGFLVFNDRTYPNLIALFAELGVQAHPSEMTFSVSLDEGRLEWAGTNLNTVFAQRRNMFSPTFIGMLRDIMRFNGSAERNLDVAAQTGASMGDLLAAGGYGGAFQQHYLLPMAAAIWSSATADVLSFPATTFLRFCLNHALLQVNRRPQWKTVMGGGREYVRRIVGKLDDVRIGTPVRGVRRDAQGVDVLTDTGPQRFDAVVLATHAPDTLRMLDDADEAERSVLRAVRYQPNIAVLHTDTNLLPRCRRVWSAWNYLGGRHLDGSRPVCVSYLVNQLQPLPFDTPLVVTLNPVVEPAPGTELRRFVYDHPLFDLAAIDAQHRLPSLQGRRRTWFAGAWTGYGFHEDGLKSALRVAADFGASPAWAKL; encoded by the coding sequence ATGAGTCACCCCGTTTCGAACCCACAGCCACACGGTCAACGGATCGCGGTCGTCGGCGCCGGCATTTCGGGCTTGGCGAGCGCCTACCTGCTGTCGAAGCACAATCAGGTGACGCTCTTCGAAGCCGGTTCGTACCCCGGCGGCCACACGAACACGGTGGACGTGAAGCTCGAAGGCCATGTCCATCCCGTCGACACCGGCTTTCTGGTCTTCAACGATCGCACTTACCCGAATCTGATTGCGCTGTTCGCCGAACTGGGCGTGCAAGCGCATCCGAGCGAGATGACGTTCTCGGTCTCGCTCGATGAAGGCCGTCTCGAGTGGGCGGGCACGAATCTCAACACTGTGTTTGCGCAGCGCCGCAACATGTTCTCGCCGACCTTCATCGGCATGCTGCGCGACATCATGCGCTTTAACGGCAGCGCTGAGCGCAATCTCGATGTCGCGGCGCAGACCGGCGCCTCGATGGGCGATCTCCTCGCGGCCGGCGGCTACGGCGGCGCGTTTCAGCAGCACTACCTGTTGCCGATGGCCGCCGCAATCTGGTCGAGCGCTACCGCGGACGTGCTGAGCTTTCCCGCCACCACGTTCCTGCGCTTTTGCCTGAATCACGCGCTGCTGCAGGTCAATCGCCGTCCGCAATGGAAGACGGTGATGGGCGGTGGCCGCGAATACGTGCGGCGGATCGTCGGCAAACTCGACGACGTGCGTATCGGCACCCCCGTGCGTGGCGTGCGACGCGATGCTCAAGGGGTCGACGTGTTGACCGATACCGGTCCGCAACGCTTCGACGCAGTGGTGCTGGCCACGCATGCACCCGACACGCTCCGCATGCTCGACGACGCCGACGAAGCCGAACGCAGCGTACTGCGCGCCGTGCGCTATCAACCGAACATCGCCGTGCTGCATACCGACACGAACCTGTTGCCGCGCTGCCGCCGCGTCTGGTCGGCGTGGAACTATCTGGGCGGCCGGCATCTGGACGGTTCACGCCCGGTCTGCGTCAGCTATCTGGTGAACCAGCTGCAGCCGCTGCCGTTCGACACACCGCTAGTCGTCACGTTGAATCCGGTGGTCGAACCGGCGCCGGGCACCGAGTTGCGCCGCTTCGTCTACGACCATCCGCTATTCGATCTGGCCGCGATCGACGCGCAGCATCGCTTGCCGTCGCTGCAAGGTCGTCGTCGCACCTGGTTCGCGGGTGCATGGACCGGTTACGGCTTCCACGAGGACGGCCTGAAATCCGCACTGCGCGTCGCGGCCGATTTCGGCGCTTCGCCGGCTTGGGCCAAGCTATGA
- the minD gene encoding septum site-determining protein MinD, with product MAKIIVVTSGKGGVGKTTTSASFASALALRGHKTAVIDFDVGLRNLDLIMGCERRVVYDLINVIQGEANLNQALIKDKKCENLFILPASQTRDKDALTMEGVEKVINDLIAMDFEYIVCDSPAGIESGALLAMHFADEALIVTNPEVSSVRDSDRILGILSSKTKRAIESKEPIKEHLLITRYNPKRVSEGEMLSLTDIQEILRIDLIGVIPESEAVLHASNQGLPAVHLDGTDVAEAYKDVVSRFLGEQKSLRFTDYQKPGLLQRLFGTK from the coding sequence ATGGCAAAAATCATTGTGGTGACATCGGGCAAGGGTGGCGTGGGCAAGACGACCACGAGCGCGAGTTTTGCATCGGCCCTGGCGTTACGGGGCCACAAAACCGCCGTGATCGACTTCGACGTCGGCCTGCGTAACCTCGACCTCATCATGGGCTGCGAACGTCGTGTGGTGTATGACCTGATCAACGTGATCCAGGGCGAAGCCAACCTGAATCAGGCGCTCATCAAGGACAAGAAGTGCGAGAACCTGTTCATCCTGCCGGCCTCGCAGACGCGTGACAAAGACGCGCTGACCATGGAAGGCGTCGAAAAGGTCATCAACGACCTGATCGCGATGGACTTCGAATATATCGTCTGCGATTCGCCGGCCGGTATCGAATCGGGCGCTCTGCTGGCAATGCACTTCGCCGACGAAGCGCTGATCGTGACGAACCCGGAAGTTTCCTCCGTGCGCGACTCGGACCGGATTCTCGGTATCCTGTCGTCGAAGACCAAGCGCGCGATCGAAAGCAAGGAGCCGATCAAGGAACATCTGCTGATCACGCGCTACAACCCGAAGCGTGTGAGCGAAGGCGAAATGCTCTCGCTCACCGATATTCAGGAGATCTTGCGCATCGATCTGATCGGCGTGATTCCGGAATCGGAAGCGGTGCTGCATGCGTCGAACCAGGGGCTGCCGGCCGTGCACCTCGACGGCACCGATGTCGCTGAAGCCTACAAGGATGTTGTGTCGCGTTTCCTCGGCGAGCAGAAATCGCTTCGCTTTACCGATTACCAGAAGCCAGGCCTCCTGCAGCGCCTCTTCGGCACCAAGTAA